The stretch of DNA AGTAGTTATTCCAGTTCCCTCAAGGTCTAAATATCCACCAACAGATAAATTATCAGGTAAAGCAGTTATTCCAGTTCCTCTAAGGTCTAAATATCCACCAACAGATAAATTATCAGGTAAAGCAGTTATTCCAGTTCCTCTAAGGTATAAACTTCCACCAACAGATAAATTATCAGGTAAAGTAGTTATTCCAGTTCCCTCAAGGTCTAAATATCCACCATAAACCAACTTTTCACCATCTTGTTTTAATTCATATCCTAAATCTTTTAATGTCATCTTTTCTCCTTTAAATTTTAGACTTAACAAAGCAGTCAATACCTTTCAATAAAGACGGATTTCTTTATTTTGTTTCACATAACTATTACTAACAACAAATATAATAAATTTAACGATGTTCTTGACTGCTTGATTAAATCTAAAGATAAATCTTAAGTAAGTAGTGCCATAGGACTTTCACCTATGGACGATATATTTCAAGTGTTAGTTCGCACTCAATAAAGAGGATATGGCTTAATATTTTCACTTGTATTAAAGGAACAATTTATACTTTCCACATATTTACCGAACTTGTCTTACAGTATAACTTCTTGATTGTCCTATCACTCGCCGTACTATTGTGTCTATCTTCCACCACACTACTTATTTAAGATTTAAAGTTTGACCGACTTCTCGTGCTTATCCGCGTTAAGATAAGATTTCCTTTTTAGGATAAGGAACTCAACCTATTTTAAAGAGTGTTTTCTCTTACAATGTTTTAAACTAAAACTTGTTTTGATAAAAGAATATTACCAATATGGAAATTAAATAAAGCTTAAAATATTACCAATATGGAAATAAATTTTATAACTTGAAATTAAAAAGGTTTTAGATAAAATCTATATAATTAAATAAAAAGGGGTTAGAATGGCATTAATAAAATGTAAAGAATGCAATAAAGACATATCATCAACTGTTAAAGTTTGTCCTCATTGTGGTTATAAAAAGAAACCAAGCAAACTTACTTACTTTATAGTTATTGTACTTGGGATAATAATAGGAAGCATATATCTAACTAACAAACATGGTAATTCAAATATAGAAAATAAAGTTCAAGAGCAGCAACAAGTAAAAAACCTATTTACTGAAATTGAGTCTAATTTATTTAGAGCCATGATTGAAGATGAAATAGAAGTAACAGCAGATGGTGGAGAGTCATCACTTGTAGAAATGAATATTTTAATATTACCTCAAATAGTCACAGCTGATAAGCTTCAAAGAGAATATGTTAAAAATGAAGTTAAGGCAGATGAACAATATAAAAATAAAATCTTATTAGTTTCTGGGAAAATTGATAACATTCAAAAAGATGCCTTTAATAATATGAACTTGAAGTTAATAGGTGGGGATAATATGTTTTTATATCCAACTGCACAAGTTGAAGACAAATATACTAGCTGGGTAGCATCACTTAATAAAGGGAATAATGTTAAATTAGTTTGTAAGGGCAGAGGATTTGTTATCGGAACTGCAAGTTTAGGTAATTGTGTTCCTTATTATAATTGGCTTCAAAATCAAAATATAGGTTCAAAAATACTAAATGATTATAAAAATAATCCAGAAGGAAATACTAAAACAATGATAAATATTATTAAAGTGGTAGGACAAAAATTAGATATAAATGGTTTTTGTAGCACAGCAACTTATAATAAAGAAAAATGCTTAGGCGAAGGAATTAAAATATTAGAAAAACTAAAAAAAGAAAAAAAATAGTAAATGATAAGAACTATACTTGTACTTATAGTCCTATCTTCCTATTTATTCTCTCTTGAATTAATAGGTAAGGTAGTGAAAGTATCTGATGGAGATACAATCACAGTTCTTACAAGCGATAAAACTCAATATAAAATTAGATTGAACGATATTGATGCTCCAGAAAAAAAACAAGCTTTTGGAAATAAATCAAAAGATAATTTAGCTAAATATATAGCTGGTAAGACTGTAACTGTTCAATATCAAAAAAAAGATAAATATAAAAGAATACTTGGAACTATCTACTATAACAATATAGATATTAATTTGCAACAAGTAAAAGATGGTTTTGCATGGGTTTATAAAAAGTATTCAAAAAATCAAGATTACTATAATGCTGAAAAACTAGCAAGGGAAAATAAAAAAGGGCTTTGGATTGATAAGAATCCAATAGCCCCTTGGGAGTTTAGGAAATAGAATTAATCATAAATTAAAAGAGTTTTTAATTTTTTTAGTTAAAGCAACTTGTCCTTTACCAGTTATCTTTGTAGTCATTGTAATTCTTGTACTACCATCTGGATTGTTTATTGTTCTTTCTGTAACTTCAAAATAACCATTATCTATGTATTGTTGCATTGGTTGATTGTATCCGTTTCCACTTGAAATAAGATATTTATTATCTCTTAGCCATTGAAAAAGTCTATTTTGTCCAATATTAAAATCATCTGTACTTATTACTTTTGCAAATTGTCCTATTAATATTGATGTTTCACTTTGCGCAACACTATCTGCAAATACAATCTTTGGCTTTTGTACTTCTATTGTATCTTGAAGTGTAATAACTTTATTTTGTAATTGATTTATAACTTTTGAATTTTCCAAAAGTAACTGTTCAATAGTCATAGGTTTATTTGCTTGTTTCTCTACTTCAATAAAGTATTTTCTAACTTTTCTACCTTTTTCAGTATTTGAAACCATGCAAAGTTCTTTAGCCATATCAAGAGTTACTATATAATCTTCTCTTGGTCTTCCAAACTTTTCGTCATTTTTGACGATAATATAATCAGCCATATTTTCAAAATTATATTTTTCTACTGCTCTTTGTATCCATTTTGAATATTCAGTATTTATACCTAAGAACTCATAAAGTTCTCTACTATTTACAGAATTTAATTGTTCTGTTCCAATATTTGTTTTTAGAATTTTGATTAATTCTATTTTCTCTAATTTACTCATGAATAAATTACTCCTGCTTTAATTTTTTGTATACAGAAAAATTTTATCAAAAATAAATTTTGTGATTAAAATTTATTACATTTTGAAATATTTTTATTTAATTTATGTTTCCTATTAATTTAAAAATCTTTGTCTATTCGTCCGACTACTCTAGCCATAACTAAATCATAATTATCATCACAATGTATAGTTATTATGTCATAGTCAGGGTTCAAAGGTAGTAGAGATATTATTGTTCCAACTTCATTAATTTTATATTTTTTAATTCCACTTTCACCATTTAACCAATAATGTACAATTTTACCATTATCAATAATTTGGTTTGGTATGCAATATACTATATCCCCATCATTTATTTTTGGAGCCATACTATCACCGTCAGCTTCAACAGCATACATACCATCTATGTACATATCAAGTGGAACAGAAACAGGCTCATAATTACTTAAATCATAATCTTTTGGTTTTCCACAAGATGATTTACCTATAAGAGGTACTAGCTTTGAAGATAAAGACTGATTACCCATTATTTCATCAATGCTCATATTTAAAGCCTTAGAAATTAAAGGGTATAAAGAAACTGGTATATTTCTTTGTTCATTTAGATATCTATTTAAGTTTACAGTTGTTTCTTCTATCATATCTGCAAAATCTTTTTGTGATAGTTTTTTATCTTTTAAAATTTGTTTAATATTAGAACCTACGCCCATTTAATTCCTTACATTTTAATGATTTATTATACCATAGTGGAAATATCCATATTGGTAATATTTTAAGCTTTATTTAATTTCCATATTGGTAATATTGCTATATGAAAAAAATAAGTCAAGAACAAATAAAAAAAATACTTAAGTGTGAACTTTCTACTGTTTCAAGATATTTGACTGGAAAAAGAGCAATTAAATTATCTTCTGCTTTAAAAGTTAGTGAAGAGTTAAAAGTACCAATTGAAATTTTTACAGACAAAGAAACTCAAGTTAAATTTTTTGGGAAATCTTTTCTCTCTGAAAATATACAAAAACCAAAACAAAATGAAAAGGTTTAATGATGGCTAAATCAAACAAAGAGATTGAATATTACAGAGTTTTAAGAGCCAAAATGATGGTTAAAGCTGAAATGCTTAATGTTAATTGGGCGAGATATTATGCCAACCTTTTGGATTTAGGTGGAGTTAATAATGAACAATATCTAAAGAACTATTTCAATGATGACCAAAAGAGATTTAATAGTGAACAATTGATAACTATATTGATTGATTTAGAAGATGTAAAAGAGATTGAAATTATTACTCAATGTCAAATGCAAAATGAAGTTCTAAAAGCTGTTAAAGAGATTGGAAGTATAACAAGTGAAATGGAAAAACAATTTGATAATAAAGATGAAATAAATAGTAGTGAAGCTTCAAAGGTTTTAAGTAAAGCTAGACCTTTATTAGCAGTTGTTAATAGATTTGTATTAAGACTTGAAGAAACTAAAGCAAGAAATTAAGAGGAGTTAGAAAATGAAATTAATCATAAATGGAATTGCTAAATATTTCCAAAATATAAAAGATAAAAAAACAAAAGTTAAATTAACTCACCTCGATTTAAAAGGTGAAAAACCTATAAAGCTATCTTTTAATTAGGTAGCTTTGATTAGGCACATTATCCCCTTAGTGTGTCTAACAAAAGCTATTAAGCTTTAATGTGTTTTAAGAAATTTTTCCTTTATTGGATTAGAGTGAGTCTTGATTTGGCTTTCCTTTCTCACTCTAATTTAAAACACCCATCAAATGGTGCAACGAGATTATATTAAAAATATTCTTAGTTGCTTACAAAAAACCTTTTACAAACTAACTACTCGTTTTTTAAAAATTCCTCCAAGATACAAAATTGGGGTAGTTAGTTGGTTTGTAAAGGCAAATAGTATCTTTGGAGGATATTATGAGTAAGAATGAAGTACCTTACAATGAATTTATAAAAAATAAAATCAAACTAAAAGAAGAACAAGGCTTTTCAAACATTCAAATAAGCGATATTAATCCAATTCTAAAAGACCATCAAAAAGCAATAGTAAGATGGGCAGTAAGACAAGGTAGAGCAGCAATATTTGCATCTTTTGGTTTAGGTAAAACAATAATACAACTTGAAACTGTAAGAATTACTAGAAATTATGCAGGTGGATATGGATTAATAGTATGCCCTTTAGGTGTTAGAGGCGAGTTTATAAATGATGCAAAATTACTAAATGTTAAAGTTAAATTTATAAGAAGTGTTGAAGAAGTAGAAGATGAAAAAACTATTTATTTAACTAATTATGAAACTATCAGAGATGGAAAAATAGATCCTAATTTCTTTACAGTTGCTAGTTTAGATGAAGCTAGTGTTTTAAGAGGATTTGGTGGAACTAAGACATTTAGAGAATTTATGGCTTTATTTGCTGGTGATAGAAAAACTATGAATTTAAGAACAATAAGAGAGTCGGTACCTTATAGATTCGTAGCTACTGCAACACCATCACCAAATGATTATATAGAACTTTTAGCATATAGTGCTTTTTTAGGTGTTATGGATGTATCACAAGCAAAAACAAGATTTTTTAAACGAGATAGTACAAAAGCTGATAAATTAACTCTTCATAGTCATAAAGAAGATGAGTTTTGGTTATGGGTAAGTTCATGGGGATTATTTGTACAGAAACCATCTGATTTGGGTTTTAGTGATGATGGATATTCATTGCCTGATATGAAAATCAACTGGGTAGAACTTGCAAATGAAGAAAATGACTTTGACTATGACCATAATGGTCAAGCTATTATGTTTAGAGACTCTTCAACTTCTTTAATTGAAGCAAGTAGAGAAAAAAGAGACTCTGCTCCTAAAAGAATTAAAGCTGCACAAGAAATAATTAAAACATATACAAACAATGAACAAATTGTTATTTGGGCTGATTTAAACTATGAACAAGAAGAAACAGAAAAAGCCTTAAAAGAGATAAATTGTGATTATATCTCTCTATATGGAAATCAAACAATAGACGAAAGAGAAAAACAATTAAACAGTTGGAAAGCTAAAGAAAAAAGAGTTTTTTTATCTAAGCCTATGATGTATGGTAGTGGTGTAAATCTTCAGCAATCAAACAAAATGATTTTTTTAGGAATTGGTTTTAAATTTAATGATTTTATACAGGCTATTCATAGAATTTATAGATTTTTACAAAGTAAAGAAGTAGAGATAAATATTATCTATACAGAAGCAGAAAATGGTGTAAGAAAAATATTAGAGGAAAAATGGATGAAACATAATAAAACAGTAGAAAAAATGACAGAAATAATCAAAAATTATGGTCTAAGTAATAAAGAAATGTTTGAAGTACTTGAAAGAAAGATAGGAGTAGAAAGAATAGAATCTAGTTCTAAATTATATACATTAGTTCATAATGATACAGTTGAAGAAACTAAAAACATGCAAGAAAATTCTATGGATATGATTTTAACTTCAATCCCTTTTTCTAGCCAATATGAGTATAGTCCTAATTATTGTGATTTTGGACATAGTGATACAAATAGCCACTTTTTTGAGCAAATGGATTTTTTAAGTCCAGAACTTTTAAGAGTTTTAAAACCTGGACGAATTGCTGCAATACATGTAAAAGATAGAATAGTACCAGGTGGACTTACTGATTTAGGTTTTCAAACAGTTTATCCATTTCATAGTAATTGTATAAACCATTATATTAAACATGGTTTTGCTTATATGGGAATGATTACAGTAGTTACAGATGTTGTAAGAGAAAATAATCAAACTTATAGATTAGGGTGGAGTGAAGTTTGCAAAGATGGAAGTAAAATATCTTGTGGTATGCCTGAGTATATATTACTTTTTAGAAAACCACAAACTGATAATACAAGAGCTTATGCAGATGATCCAGTTGTTAAAAATAAAAGTGACTATTCGAGAGCAAGATGGCAAACAGATGCACATGGTTTTTGGAGAAGTTCTGGAGATAGATTACTTATGCCAGAAGAACTTGAAAAAATGGAAAGTGATAAGATATTTCAAACTTTCAGAGATAGACATTTAGAGTCTATTTATGATTATGAACATCATGTAAAAATAGGTGAACATTTAGACTTAAAAGGTAAATTACCAGTTTCATTTATGCTTTTACAGCCACCATCTTGGAATGAAGATGTTTGGACTGATGTAGCAAGAATGAGAACTCTAAATATGATACAAAAACAAAAAGGGCAAGAACAGCATTTATGTCCTTTACAATTTGACATAATCCAAAGATTAGTTAATAGATTCACAAATAAAGGTGAGATAGTTTTTGACCCTTTTAGTGGTATAGGTAGCACTGGATATATATCTTTAAAAGAAGATAGAAAATACAGAGGACATGAATTAAATTTTGGTTATTGGGTTGATAGTTGTAGTTACTTAAAAAGTGCAGAAGATGAAAAATTGTTACCATCTTTATTTGACTTTATGGGAGTTGCATAATGAAAAGATACATAGCAATAGACCTATTAGCTTTAAAACAACATAAATTAGCCTTAGAAGAGTGGACATTATTAGAAAATATTTATTTTATGAGTAATAATGAATTTGGTTGGTGTTATGCAAGTAAAGACACTCTAAGAGATATTATTCAAGTTTCAAATGGTCAAATATATAAAATTATTAAAAAGCTTTTAGATAATGGTTTTTTAGTTAAAAATAATGAAACTGGATATTTAAAGGTTACTCAAAAATGGATAACTATTAGTAGTGGAATAGTAGATACAAAAGGGTGTGGAGACCCTCTCCAAAAAATGGAAAATATATCTCCAAAAAATGGAATAGACCCTCTCCAAAAAATGGAGACAAAGATAGATAATATTAAGAGAGATATTAAGAAAGAAGAAAGAGAGAGTAATAGTAATTCTACTAATGCAAATTTTGAAGAAGAAAAAAATATCCCTCACTCTTTTTCTAAAAATGAAAATAAAAAATTTGAAGATGAAAAATTAAATCCAAGAGAAGTTATTGAAGCTTACAAAGAAAAAATTTCAGACAAACATGGTGATGTTCAAGAGCCTAGCAGTTTTAACCAAATTATTTTGAGAAAGACTGATATCCAAAAAATGATTATTGCGATAGATAATTATGCAAAAGCATTAAAACTTAGCGGAAAGAAACCAGAAAAGCTATTTTTCTTTATCCGTGATGGAATTTACCTTGATTACCAAAACGAGCAAGTTATAGAACTTGGCAAAAATCAAGCTTTAGTTCCAAATGATTTAATTGGTAAAAGCTTTTCTGTTGATGGTGAAACTATCAAATTTTTAAAAGATGGGTATTTAAAAATAGAGAAAGACCATAAAGTTACAAATGCTAAAAATGTAGCTGATATGGTTAATACAATTAGAACTGCTTTAGGCGGTGAAAGATGAGAATATTAACACAAGCAGAAATGAAAGAGTTTGAAATAACTTTTGATTATTTGAATAATTATATTGGTGGATTTGCAGATTGGAAATATAAAAAGACAACAATTTATGATTTAAAAATTAATGGCATGCCTTTACCAAATGAACTTTTAGCTTTTTCAAGAAGTTTAGAAAGATTAAATGCACTAAATAAACTAAATATGCAATTTGATAAATCACATAATTCGTTACATAAGATTAGTTTACTTTTTAATGATTCAACAGAAGATAGAAAAAAAATAGTTCTTCAAATATTAATTAACTATTGCTTCAAAGCTAAAGTTCAACCATATAAGCTAAGAGTTGAAGAAGTTAGAAATGGAAAATATTACTTTGTTGCTCTAAATGTAGTTAAAAAAGATGAACCTATTGTAGCTATTTTTGATGGTAATTATGTAAGTAAAATTGAACAAGAAGAAGAT from Arcobacter lacus encodes:
- a CDS encoding OB-fold protein, producing MALIKCKECNKDISSTVKVCPHCGYKKKPSKLTYFIVIVLGIIIGSIYLTNKHGNSNIENKVQEQQQVKNLFTEIESNLFRAMIEDEIEVTADGGESSLVEMNILILPQIVTADKLQREYVKNEVKADEQYKNKILLVSGKIDNIQKDAFNNMNLKLIGGDNMFLYPTAQVEDKYTSWVASLNKGNNVKLVCKGRGFVIGTASLGNCVPYYNWLQNQNIGSKILNDYKNNPEGNTKTMINIIKVVGQKLDINGFCSTATYNKEKCLGEGIKILEKLKKEKK
- a CDS encoding thermonuclease family protein, with product MKVSDGDTITVLTSDKTQYKIRLNDIDAPEKKQAFGNKSKDNLAKYIAGKTVTVQYQKKDKYKRILGTIYYNNIDINLQQVKDGFAWVYKKYSKNQDYYNAEKLARENKKGLWIDKNPIAPWEFRK
- a CDS encoding phage antirepressor KilAC domain-containing protein; the protein is MSKLEKIELIKILKTNIGTEQLNSVNSRELYEFLGINTEYSKWIQRAVEKYNFENMADYIIVKNDEKFGRPREDYIVTLDMAKELCMVSNTEKGRKVRKYFIEVEKQANKPMTIEQLLLENSKVINQLQNKVITLQDTIEVQKPKIVFADSVAQSETSILIGQFAKVISTDDFNIGQNRLFQWLRDNKYLISSGNGYNQPMQQYIDNGYFEVTERTINNPDGSTRITMTTKITGKGQVALTKKIKNSFNL
- a CDS encoding LexA family transcriptional regulator, with translation MGVGSNIKQILKDKKLSQKDFADMIEETTVNLNRYLNEQRNIPVSLYPLISKALNMSIDEIMGNQSLSSKLVPLIGKSSCGKPKDYDLSNYEPVSVPLDMYIDGMYAVEADGDSMAPKINDGDIVYCIPNQIIDNGKIVHYWLNGESGIKKYKINEVGTIISLLPLNPDYDIITIHCDDNYDLVMARVVGRIDKDF
- a CDS encoding helix-turn-helix domain-containing protein — protein: MKKISQEQIKKILKCELSTVSRYLTGKRAIKLSSALKVSEELKVPIEIFTDKETQVKFFGKSFLSENIQKPKQNEKV
- a CDS encoding DNA methyltransferase; the encoded protein is MSKNEVPYNEFIKNKIKLKEEQGFSNIQISDINPILKDHQKAIVRWAVRQGRAAIFASFGLGKTIIQLETVRITRNYAGGYGLIVCPLGVRGEFINDAKLLNVKVKFIRSVEEVEDEKTIYLTNYETIRDGKIDPNFFTVASLDEASVLRGFGGTKTFREFMALFAGDRKTMNLRTIRESVPYRFVATATPSPNDYIELLAYSAFLGVMDVSQAKTRFFKRDSTKADKLTLHSHKEDEFWLWVSSWGLFVQKPSDLGFSDDGYSLPDMKINWVELANEENDFDYDHNGQAIMFRDSSTSLIEASREKRDSAPKRIKAAQEIIKTYTNNEQIVIWADLNYEQEETEKALKEINCDYISLYGNQTIDEREKQLNSWKAKEKRVFLSKPMMYGSGVNLQQSNKMIFLGIGFKFNDFIQAIHRIYRFLQSKEVEINIIYTEAENGVRKILEEKWMKHNKTVEKMTEIIKNYGLSNKEMFEVLERKIGVERIESSSKLYTLVHNDTVEETKNMQENSMDMILTSIPFSSQYEYSPNYCDFGHSDTNSHFFEQMDFLSPELLRVLKPGRIAAIHVKDRIVPGGLTDLGFQTVYPFHSNCINHYIKHGFAYMGMITVVTDVVRENNQTYRLGWSEVCKDGSKISCGMPEYILLFRKPQTDNTRAYADDPVVKNKSDYSRARWQTDAHGFWRSSGDRLLMPEELEKMESDKIFQTFRDRHLESIYDYEHHVKIGEHLDLKGKLPVSFMLLQPPSWNEDVWTDVARMRTLNMIQKQKGQEQHLCPLQFDIIQRLVNRFTNKGEIVFDPFSGIGSTGYISLKEDRKYRGHELNFGYWVDSCSYLKSAEDEKLLPSLFDFMGVA